From Pulveribacter suum, a single genomic window includes:
- a CDS encoding NAD(P) transhydrogenase subunit alpha — protein MESVSPTLINLIIFVLAIYVGYHVVWTVTPALHTPLMAVTNAISAIVIVGAMLAAALTEGGLAKTMGVLAVALAAVNVFGGFLVTRRMLEMFKKKERKTPASTAQAAIK, from the coding sequence ATGGAGTCCGTCTCGCCCACCCTGATCAACCTGATCATCTTCGTGCTTGCCATCTACGTGGGCTACCACGTGGTCTGGACGGTGACGCCCGCGCTGCACACGCCGCTGATGGCCGTGACCAACGCCATCTCGGCCATCGTCATTGTCGGCGCCATGCTGGCCGCCGCCCTGACCGAGGGCGGCCTGGCCAAGACCATGGGCGTGCTGGCCGTGGCGCTGGCGGCAGTGAACGTCTTCGGCGGCTTTCTGGTGACGCGCCGCATGCTCGAGATGTTCAAGAAAAAAGAGCGCAAAACGCCCGCCAGCACTGCGCAAGCAGCTATCAAATAA
- a CDS encoding Re/Si-specific NAD(P)(+) transhydrogenase subunit alpha, translated as MLIGVPAETLPGETRVAATPETVKKLQAQGHTVRVQSGAGTGASITDAAFAAAGAEVVDAAGAWGCELVLKVRAPSEAEGPLLRAGSTVVGMLNPFDAAGLQRLAAAGVTAYALEAAPRTSRAQSMDVLSSQANVAGYKAVMIAADRYQRFFPMLMTAAGTVKAARVVILGVGVAGLQAIATAKRLGAVIEASDVRPSVKEQVESLGGKFIDVPYETAEEKEAAEGVGGYARPMPQSWLDRQKLEVAKRVAQADVVITTALIPGRAAPVLVTQEMVEAMKPGSVIVDLAAAQGGNCPLTQAGRTVVHRGVTLVGETNLPALVAADASALYARNVLDFLKLIIGKDGALHIDQADDIVVACLVAHEGKITRT; from the coding sequence ATGCTGATCGGAGTGCCCGCCGAGACCCTGCCTGGCGAGACGCGCGTGGCCGCGACGCCGGAGACCGTCAAGAAGCTGCAGGCGCAGGGGCACACCGTGCGCGTGCAGTCTGGCGCGGGCACGGGCGCCAGCATCACCGACGCGGCCTTTGCCGCCGCCGGCGCCGAGGTGGTGGACGCCGCCGGCGCCTGGGGCTGCGAGCTGGTGCTGAAAGTGCGCGCCCCGTCCGAGGCCGAAGGCCCGCTGCTGCGCGCCGGCAGCACCGTGGTGGGCATGCTCAACCCGTTCGATGCCGCCGGCCTGCAGCGCCTGGCAGCGGCCGGCGTGACGGCCTATGCGCTGGAGGCCGCGCCGCGCACCTCGCGCGCGCAGAGCATGGACGTGCTGTCGTCGCAGGCCAACGTGGCCGGCTACAAGGCGGTGATGATCGCCGCCGACCGCTACCAGCGCTTCTTTCCCATGCTGATGACGGCCGCCGGCACCGTGAAGGCGGCGCGCGTGGTCATCCTGGGCGTGGGCGTGGCGGGCCTGCAGGCCATTGCCACGGCCAAGCGCCTGGGCGCGGTGATCGAAGCGTCTGACGTGCGCCCCAGCGTCAAGGAACAGGTCGAATCGCTGGGCGGCAAGTTCATCGACGTGCCCTACGAGACGGCTGAAGAAAAGGAAGCCGCCGAGGGCGTGGGCGGCTACGCCCGGCCGATGCCGCAAAGCTGGCTGGACCGGCAAAAGCTGGAGGTGGCCAAGCGCGTGGCGCAGGCCGATGTGGTCATCACCACGGCGCTGATCCCGGGCCGCGCCGCGCCGGTGCTGGTCACGCAGGAGATGGTCGAGGCCATGAAGCCGGGCTCGGTCATCGTGGACCTGGCCGCCGCCCAGGGCGGCAACTGCCCGCTGACCCAGGCGGGGCGCACGGTGGTGCATCGCGGTGTGACGCTGGTGGGCGAGACCAACCTGCCGGCGCTGGTCGCGGCAGACGCCTCGGCCCTGTATGCACGCAACGTGCTGGACTTCCTCAAACTCATCATCGGCAAGGACGGCGCGCTGCACATTGACCAGGCCGACGACATCGTCGTTGCCTGCCTGGTCGCGCATGAAGGCAAGATCACGCGTACCTGA